Proteins encoded in a region of the Sulfurimonas marina genome:
- the dapE gene encoding succinyl-diaminopimelate desuccinylase: protein MQIIELFKYMINSKSETPDDGGLLLFIEDYLPGFTAVRVDVEDVKNLFIYKKFGEGEHLCFAGHVDVVPAGSKGWDTDPYQATEKDGYIYGRGTQDMKSGVAAFTQAVNEADSFNGTLSLLLTSDEEGDAINGTVKVLEYLRDKEMLPDFCVVAEPTCEENFGDAIKVGRRGSINGYITIKGKQGHAAYPEKAINPIHQISQVLGEMAGVDLDNGDEHFAPSKFVVTDIRAGMQVTNVTPNELQMMFNVRNNTKTTQEEIKAFVEKYLGDLDYELRLTQGSYPFKTDTDTKIVKKIDQAIEKVTSIKPKHSTAGGTSDARFISAFGVDVVEFGVKNDTIHAVNERTSKKEVEGLCQVFKTLIEIWDK, encoded by the coding sequence AGGATTATTTACCGGGCTTTACAGCTGTTAGAGTTGATGTAGAAGATGTAAAAAACCTTTTTATCTATAAAAAATTCGGTGAGGGTGAGCATCTCTGTTTTGCAGGACATGTAGATGTAGTTCCAGCTGGTTCAAAAGGTTGGGATACTGATCCCTATCAAGCTACAGAGAAAGACGGTTATATTTACGGACGTGGCACACAAGATATGAAAAGTGGAGTAGCGGCATTTACACAAGCCGTTAATGAAGCAGATAGTTTCAATGGAACACTTTCACTTTTACTTACATCTGATGAAGAGGGTGATGCAATTAATGGTACGGTAAAAGTATTAGAATACTTAAGAGATAAAGAGATGCTGCCTGACTTTTGTGTAGTTGCTGAACCGACTTGTGAAGAGAACTTTGGAGATGCCATTAAAGTAGGGCGTCGCGGTTCTATAAACGGTTACATCACTATTAAAGGGAAGCAAGGTCATGCTGCGTATCCTGAAAAAGCTATTAATCCGATCCATCAAATCTCACAAGTACTCGGTGAGATGGCCGGAGTTGACCTAGATAACGGGGATGAACACTTCGCACCTTCAAAATTTGTAGTAACTGATATTCGTGCAGGTATGCAGGTAACAAATGTTACTCCAAATGAACTTCAAATGATGTTCAATGTACGTAATAATACAAAAACAACGCAAGAAGAGATTAAGGCATTTGTAGAAAAATATCTGGGAGACCTTGATTATGAACTTAGACTTACGCAAGGTTCTTATCCGTTTAAAACAGATACAGATACAAAAATAGTAAAAAAGATAGACCAGGCTATTGAAAAAGTAACATCTATTAAACCTAAACACTCAACTGCCGGTGGAACAAGTGATGCACGCTTTATCTCCGCATTTGGAGTTGATGTGGTAGAATTCGGTGTCAAGAATGACACCATTCACGCTGTAAATGAAAGAACTTCAAAAAAAGAGGTTGAAGGTTTATGTCAGGTTTTTAAAACTTTGATAGAAATATGGGATAAATAG